The DNA sequence GAAGTTGGTACATTGAGGTTTTCTGAATGAATCCAGTTGAGAGTTAAAAGTGTTTAAATTGTTGATTGTGCATTTATATATGGTACAGTATTTACAGTTGTCTTAAAAAGAGGGACAATTTAGTTGCAGTATTTTCCTTTTGAAATAGAGGGTTATTTTATGTTGAaggtttaaaaaagaacaatcatatctttatttaattttatttcattggAGATAATCATTTCTTTAATGAGTAAATAATTgagatttatttttctaaaaccttgtgttgtgttactttattatttacTTGGAAAAAGGTCATAATTTTATTCTGAGAGagacatatagacacatatGGTTAAAATCTTTATTAAAACTATACCTTAAAAGGTGAATTTATAGGTAGGttagaaaaacatttcatgtgtgtactaaaaaaaagagagatccaAGATAACATTTAAAACTGAGTTGATCAgggttaaaacacatttgataaAAACCTTAAAAGAACCCAAAAGCCTGCCCTCATCAATGTAAATACTGAGGGGAGCGCTACATAAAATGGAGGCACTGCTGGGATAGTCTTGGATTTtttagtgaagaaaaaaaagagttaaaagGTAAAGTGACTAACTAAAGTTACTAAGCTAATTTACAAACAGTATTAACATGGAAAAAACTGAACTAGTGTCAGAGTTAAAACACTGGTGCTGTGGTGAGGGATTGGATGAGTCTCATGCACTTATGACCGTCGTCCCAGAAGATGTAGAGATCAGTGAAGTGGAAGAAACACTGGGAACTATCAAGTCTTTAGGACGGGTGCGCGTCCGTGGGAGAAACTTCAGTGCAAGACTAAACCAACGGATGGTTTTGTGTGAGAGTAAAGAGACTGTGCAAGAGGAGAGTGTTCCTACTGAAGTTGTGCCTATTGATGGTGGAGAGGCGTGGCCTGTTATCATCATAGGAGGGGCGCCGGCAGCTGCTGAAGAGTTTAATAGTAAACTAAAAGGATTGCTGCAGGCTGAAGGTAAAACCATGGAGGACCTCAAATCATTGTTCCCCAGTACACCCCCGCCCACTAGCTCCACTGAATCCATTCTTCGCGCTGTCGGAGATTTGTtggaaaagacaacaaaaccagctgatggtggaAGTTATGGTCGACTACGCATGTTCTCGGGAGCCCTACCAACGCCGCCAGGTGAAGAACCATTTGATCATTGGCTAGAGCAAGCATGGCTTATGATGGAGGAGACTGAATGCTCTGATAGAGAAAAAAGACGCAGACTTATTGGAAGTTTAAAGGGGCCCACAATAGAAATTGTGAAAGCAGTGCGGCACGCCAATCCTGACGCCAGCCCAAAGGAAGC is a window from the Perca fluviatilis chromosome 1, GENO_Pfluv_1.0, whole genome shotgun sequence genome containing:
- the LOC120559870 gene encoding paraneoplastic antigen Ma2 homolog yields the protein MTVVPEDVEISEVEETLGTIKSLGRVRVRGRNFSARLNQRMVLCESKETVQEESVPTEVVPIDGGEAWPVIIIGGAPAAAEEFNSKLKGLLQAEGKTMEDLKSLFPSTPPPTSSTESILRAVGDLLEKTTKPADGGSYGRLRMFSGALPTPPGEEPFDHWLEQAWLMMEETECSDREKRRRLIGSLKGPTIEIVKAVRHANPDASPKEALESAFGSAESGDDLYFAFRFDATAKRGETFFSDFLRRLERSLAKVIQRGGLPASCKDRARLEQLLRGAIASDLMLIQLRLRERKAAPPNFLQLLTEIRAEEEYETSRKKLSASVHQVHANTGVDTRQAEIQNLKAEIKELKSMVESVVTKSTQVKDDYMEVKTISAPPGSENRQDAELAALKKRLK